The following coding sequences are from one Salinicoccus sp. Bachu38 window:
- a CDS encoding TRAP transporter small permease translates to MKTIIRSVEKVQIGLGVFFLLVFFLATLLQILTRFMGWSVIWTEELANYSFIWAIFMGAAVMVNRKEHFTFDFLQMKLPRKMKLYLDIFIDVLLLAFNVVLLVYGVVIISHFWNYTWETLPFLKKGYVWLSLPVMSATMLLYSAGHIARAFGYLRDLNGKGLNS, encoded by the coding sequence ATGAAAACAATCATACGATCGGTTGAAAAAGTGCAGATTGGACTCGGGGTATTCTTTTTGCTCGTCTTCTTTCTTGCGACGCTGCTCCAGATCCTGACCCGCTTCATGGGCTGGTCGGTCATCTGGACGGAGGAGCTGGCAAACTACAGCTTCATATGGGCCATATTCATGGGAGCTGCTGTGATGGTGAACCGTAAGGAGCATTTCACGTTCGATTTTCTGCAGATGAAGCTGCCGCGGAAAATGAAGCTTTACCTGGATATCTTCATAGATGTCCTGCTGCTGGCATTCAATGTTGTGCTGCTTGTGTATGGCGTGGTCATCATCAGCCACTTCTGGAACTACACATGGGAGACGCTCCCGTTCCTCAAAAAGGGATATGTGTGGCTGTCACTGCCGGTCATGTCGGCGACGATGCTGCTGTATTCGGCTGGCCATATCGCCAGGGCCTTCGGCTACTTGAGGGATCTGAATGGAAAGGGGTTGAATAGCTAG
- the dctP gene encoding TRAP transporter substrate-binding protein, which produces MKRTVVTSVLLAIVVILAGCSGGSAPDTGAGEPIKIIAAHNQTSTENPYHDGLLKFKEVAEEESDGRITVEVHAGTIGTAESELVEKLVIGAADVVLVSPGFMTQTGIPEFDFFALPYLFDSYDHWERVVDGPVGADIAELVNEKSDNDFKMLGYWSAGARHYYGKKPLEEMSDLNGMTIRTQASGVVADFWQQTGAIPTSVAWGELYQALQQNVVDASENAYPYFVQQNHHTTRNGQYITETAHDYTTRFLLANGERFDQYPEDIQQILLEASEASVEAEREALMAQEEEYKEIALEAGAEVNQIDTEPFKEIAAPIQDGLAEELDMEETLEEVRSLE; this is translated from the coding sequence ATGAAAAGAACAGTCGTCACATCAGTACTGCTTGCCATAGTGGTCATTCTTGCCGGGTGCAGCGGCGGAAGTGCACCGGATACAGGGGCAGGGGAACCAATCAAGATCATTGCTGCACACAACCAGACATCCACGGAAAATCCGTATCATGATGGTCTGCTGAAATTCAAGGAAGTCGCAGAAGAGGAGTCGGACGGCAGGATCACTGTGGAAGTCCATGCAGGAACCATCGGTACTGCAGAATCGGAACTGGTGGAGAAACTGGTGATCGGCGCAGCCGATGTCGTCCTGGTTTCGCCGGGCTTCATGACCCAGACGGGGATTCCCGAATTCGACTTCTTCGCCCTGCCCTATCTCTTCGACAGCTATGACCATTGGGAGCGGGTGGTGGATGGACCGGTCGGCGCGGATATTGCCGAGCTGGTCAACGAGAAGTCGGACAATGATTTCAAAATGCTCGGCTACTGGTCCGCCGGCGCCAGGCATTATTACGGCAAGAAGCCGCTCGAAGAGATGTCCGACCTGAACGGCATGACCATCCGGACGCAGGCTTCCGGCGTGGTGGCCGATTTCTGGCAGCAGACGGGGGCGATTCCAACTTCCGTCGCCTGGGGCGAGTTGTACCAGGCGCTTCAGCAGAACGTAGTGGACGCCTCCGAGAATGCCTATCCATATTTCGTCCAGCAGAACCACCATACGACGCGGAACGGCCAATACATCACCGAAACGGCGCATGACTACACGACACGCTTCCTGCTGGCCAATGGTGAACGGTTCGACCAGTATCCTGAAGATATTCAGCAGATCCTGCTTGAGGCGTCAGAAGCTTCCGTCGAAGCGGAAAGGGAGGCTCTGATGGCCCAGGAGGAGGAGTACAAGGAGATTGCATTGGAAGCAGGTGCCGAGGTCAACCAGATCGATACGGAGCCGTTCAAGGAAATTGCAGCGCCGATCCAGGACGGACTTGCAGAAGAACTGGACATGGAAGAGACGCTTGAGGAAGTCAGAAGCCTCGAATAA
- a CDS encoding DoxX family protein, protein MKRILMGTIFTVAGIAHLLKPERFANITPRILPFRTFIAYFTGMVELVFGILLLTRKVTNWQLGAMQKFLWAVFPANIYMYTHQDKLGISHLPDWALLGRLPLQKVMSDTLEDMKR, encoded by the coding sequence ATGAAAAGGATTCTCATGGGCACCATCTTCACCGTCGCAGGCATTGCGCACCTCCTGAAACCGGAAAGATTCGCCAATATTACGCCGCGGATCCTTCCATTCAGGACATTCATCGCGTATTTCACCGGGATGGTTGAACTCGTATTCGGCATCCTTCTGCTGACGAGGAAAGTGACAAACTGGCAGCTCGGGGCCATGCAGAAGTTTCTTTGGGCGGTCTTCCCAGCCAACATCTACATGTATACACATCAGGACAAACTCGGCATCTCCCACCTGCCGGACTGGGCACTTCTCGGCAGGCTGCCCCTTCAGAAGGTGATGTCCGATACGCTCGAAGACATGAAAAGATAG
- a CDS encoding glycerophosphodiester phosphodiesterase translates to MHTKIYGHRGAMGEYPENTMLAFQKAIDAGVDGLEIDVHLTKDGEVVVIHDEHVDRTTDGSGAVKDMSFHTLRGLSAGRNFETFEKYDPVMWTQERIPTLDEVMGLVAHHGVELNIELKTNVFEYEGIERKVHDIVEGYGYSDKVIYSSFHLPSLLRTKVVDPEARIAWLTSKVPLWPIDQMEDLSLEALHVGYKSILKNPRRIAGIEDRIRVWTVNEVWDAEKLLGHGVQTLMTNYPEKIMALTKRPKKKIGHM, encoded by the coding sequence ATGCATACAAAAATCTATGGTCACAGAGGCGCTATGGGAGAATACCCGGAAAATACGATGCTGGCGTTCCAAAAGGCGATCGATGCCGGCGTGGACGGCCTGGAGATAGATGTCCATCTGACGAAGGACGGGGAGGTGGTCGTCATCCACGATGAGCATGTCGACCGTACAACCGATGGAAGTGGCGCAGTCAAAGACATGAGTTTCCATACGCTCAGAGGGTTAAGTGCAGGACGAAACTTCGAGACTTTCGAGAAGTATGACCCCGTGATGTGGACGCAGGAGCGGATTCCGACGCTTGATGAAGTGATGGGTCTGGTCGCCCATCATGGTGTCGAGCTGAACATAGAACTGAAGACCAACGTCTTCGAGTATGAAGGGATTGAACGGAAAGTCCACGATATAGTGGAAGGATATGGCTATTCGGACAAGGTCATCTATTCCTCATTCCATCTGCCGAGCCTCCTCCGGACGAAGGTGGTCGATCCGGAAGCGCGGATTGCCTGGCTGACGAGCAAAGTGCCGTTATGGCCGATAGACCAAATGGAGGATCTGTCACTCGAAGCATTGCACGTCGGCTACAAGTCGATACTGAAAAACCCCAGACGAATCGCCGGCATCGAGGACCGGATCCGGGTATGGACAGTCAATGAGGTGTGGGACGCAGAAAAGCTGCTCGGTCATGGTGTGCAGACGCTCATGACGAACTACCCCGAAAAAATAATGGCTCTCACGAAGCGGCCAAAGAAAAAGATAGGGCATATGTGA
- a CDS encoding TRAP transporter large permease: MGYILVAVFIFLLVIGVPIAFVIGITALLGIMTIPDIPGLIVPMKMLNGLDSFVLLAVPLFILAANLMNSGKISEKMIDLALAVVGPLKGGLAQANVLVSMMFAGVSGAAQADTAGTGKVLIPSMLRNGYDRETAVGVTAASSTIGVVIPPSIPMIIFAGIANASVGALFLGGIIPGILIGLGMMIFIYFISVKKGYPTFKRVPFKDLVKKFFVAFPALLTIVIIIGGITTGVFTATESAAIASIYALLISMFYYRTLRLKDLPKIIFDTLSLSALSLFALATASALGELLSYYRLGTLAQEFFTENIGAKWLFLLLIIVFFLLVGTFMDAIPAMILFVPIVLPAAEAFSIDPVHLGIIVVLTLAVGLATPPYGLCLLIASKIGGLTVERSFAAVIPYLLIILVVLLLVAFVPAIVFIIPDMFAEGG; encoded by the coding sequence GTGGGTTATATACTTGTTGCCGTCTTCATATTTCTGCTGGTGATCGGTGTGCCGATCGCCTTCGTCATCGGCATTACGGCCCTGCTCGGCATCATGACGATTCCGGACATCCCGGGCCTCATCGTGCCGATGAAGATGCTGAATGGACTGGATTCATTCGTCCTGTTGGCCGTACCGCTGTTCATCCTGGCCGCCAACCTGATGAATTCAGGGAAGATTTCCGAAAAGATGATCGACCTTGCACTGGCAGTCGTCGGTCCGCTCAAAGGCGGACTTGCCCAGGCAAACGTTCTCGTATCGATGATGTTTGCGGGTGTGTCGGGTGCTGCACAGGCGGATACTGCAGGGACCGGGAAAGTCCTCATACCAAGCATGCTCAGGAACGGCTATGACCGTGAGACTGCTGTCGGCGTGACGGCGGCCTCCTCCACGATCGGTGTGGTCATTCCGCCGAGCATCCCCATGATCATATTCGCCGGCATCGCGAATGCATCAGTCGGCGCGCTGTTTCTGGGCGGTATCATCCCCGGCATACTGATTGGTCTGGGCATGATGATATTCATATATTTCATTTCCGTCAAAAAGGGGTATCCGACATTCAAGCGGGTACCATTCAAAGATCTGGTGAAAAAATTTTTCGTCGCATTTCCTGCCCTGCTGACAATCGTCATCATCATCGGCGGTATTACGACGGGGGTCTTCACCGCTACGGAGTCGGCGGCCATCGCTTCAATCTATGCGCTACTGATCAGCATGTTCTACTACAGGACGCTCCGGCTCAAGGATCTGCCGAAGATAATATTTGATACACTGTCGTTGAGTGCCCTGTCCCTGTTTGCACTGGCTACGGCGAGTGCACTCGGTGAACTGCTGAGCTACTATCGTCTCGGCACGCTGGCACAGGAATTCTTCACGGAAAACATCGGGGCGAAATGGCTCTTCCTGCTGCTGATCATCGTGTTCTTCCTGCTTGTGGGCACATTCATGGATGCGATACCTGCCATGATCCTGTTCGTGCCGATCGTACTGCCGGCAGCAGAGGCATTCAGCATAGATCCAGTACATCTGGGCATCATCGTCGTCCTGACACTTGCGGTCGGACTTGCGACACCGCCGTATGGTCTGTGCCTGCTGATTGCCAGCAAGATCGGAGGGCTGACGGTGGAGCGTTCATTTGCCGCCGTCATCCCATATCTCCTGATCATACTGGTCGTACTGCTGCTTGTTGCTTTCGTACCGGCCATAGTATTCATCATTCCAGACATGTTTGCTGAAGGAGGCTGA
- the hxlB gene encoding 6-phospho-3-hexuloisomerase yields the protein MKINEILSTVSKEATEVCSRVSSTELEQLAQEVEKAGSIFIYGNGRSGLVGKMIAMRLMHSGYRVHVVGETTTPALEAGDLLIVLSGSGKGQTVGSMTDKVADIGGRTALVTASPDEALKAQFDSVLFIEASTKSNDIPTIQPLGNQFDQSMHLILDAMVIHLNAVSGKSREALKSKHFNLE from the coding sequence ATGAAGATCAATGAAATTCTCTCAACAGTATCCAAAGAAGCCACAGAGGTCTGCAGTAGGGTGAGCAGCACTGAACTTGAGCAGCTCGCACAGGAAGTGGAAAAAGCGGGGAGCATATTCATCTACGGCAACGGCCGGAGTGGACTCGTCGGAAAGATGATAGCCATGCGCCTGATGCACAGCGGCTACCGGGTCCACGTCGTCGGGGAGACGACGACCCCGGCACTTGAAGCGGGGGACCTGCTGATTGTGCTCAGCGGTTCGGGAAAAGGGCAGACGGTCGGAAGCATGACGGACAAGGTGGCTGACATCGGTGGCAGGACGGCGCTCGTTACAGCATCCCCGGACGAGGCACTGAAGGCGCAGTTCGACAGTGTCCTGTTCATTGAAGCGAGTACAAAGAGCAATGACATACCGACGATCCAGCCGCTCGGCAACCAGTTCGACCAGTCGATGCATCTGATCCTCGATGCGATGGTCATCCACCTCAATGCAGTATCAGGCAAAAGCAGGGAAGCGCTTAAATCCAAGCATTTCAATCTGGAATAG
- a CDS encoding fructose bisphosphate aldolase has product MNQEQFDKVKNGKGFIAALDQSGGSTPKALLAYGVQEDAYSSEDEMFDLVHEMRTRIITSPSFNADQILGAILFEQTMDREIEGKYTSEYLADKGIVPFLKVDKGLADEKDGVQLMKPIPDLDKLLERANERGVFGTKMRSNILEPNEKGIKEVVDQQFEVGKQILAAGLMPIIEPEVNVYSDNKEKSEQILKEEIEKHLDQLTDDQQVMLKLSIPTNANEYKSLIEHPRVLRVVALSGGYSRDEANEKLKKNEGLIASFSRALASELSVNQSDEEFDRKLKEAVDTIYDASVNKE; this is encoded by the coding sequence ATGAATCAGGAACAATTCGACAAAGTCAAGAATGGAAAAGGCTTCATCGCAGCCCTCGACCAGAGTGGCGGAAGTACACCAAAGGCACTGCTTGCATATGGTGTGCAGGAGGACGCCTATTCAAGCGAAGATGAAATGTTCGACCTTGTACATGAGATGCGCACACGCATCATCACTTCCCCTTCATTCAATGCGGATCAGATACTCGGGGCCATCCTGTTCGAACAGACGATGGACAGGGAAATCGAAGGCAAGTATACTTCCGAGTATCTTGCTGACAAGGGCATCGTGCCTTTCCTCAAAGTCGACAAGGGACTTGCTGACGAAAAGGACGGCGTACAGCTCATGAAGCCGATACCGGATCTCGACAAACTGCTTGAACGTGCGAATGAAAGAGGCGTCTTCGGCACGAAGATGCGCTCCAACATCCTTGAACCGAACGAAAAAGGCATCAAGGAAGTCGTCGATCAGCAGTTTGAAGTCGGCAAGCAGATCCTCGCAGCAGGACTCATGCCGATCATCGAACCTGAGGTCAATGTCTACAGTGACAACAAGGAGAAATCCGAACAGATCCTCAAGGAAGAGATTGAAAAGCATCTCGATCAGCTGACGGATGATCAGCAGGTCATGCTGAAACTCTCCATCCCGACAAATGCAAATGAGTACAAATCACTCATCGAGCATCCAAGGGTCCTCAGGGTCGTTGCCCTGTCCGGCGGATACTCAAGGGATGAAGCGAATGAAAAGCTCAAGAAGAATGAAGGCCTCATCGCCAGCTTCTCCCGTGCGCTCGCTTCAGAGCTGAGCGTCAACCAGTCCGATGAAGAGTTCGACAGGAAATTGAAAGAGGCTGTAGATACGATCTACGACGCTTCCGTCAATAAGGAATAG
- a CDS encoding DMT family transporter has product MIFLLILGIFAGMLVPLQTSVNSRLSLFTKSLILASFYSFLTGTILLTIINLIMNPEKLAPGFIFSRELSYIWFTGGLLGVVYLTGNMILLPRIGAALTVIMTVAGQMVIGLFIDTFGWFEAPVQPLTPYRIIGIIVMIGGIIFMNYKKRSARIAGSRSNGWLLLGLFTGALPPIQTAINSALRYEVSSFFLASLISFAIGTLALLVLSLVIARRLSLAFFTEGAGRLKWWHLAGGPLGAIYVTTNIILMPHLGATLTLMSVIFGQMLIGLAIDHFGLFGIHRHPVDARRIFGVILILTGIILLQT; this is encoded by the coding sequence TTGATATTCCTGCTGATACTCGGCATCTTTGCCGGCATGCTCGTTCCGTTGCAGACATCCGTGAACAGCCGCCTGTCCCTGTTCACGAAATCATTGATACTCGCTTCTTTCTACTCGTTCCTTACCGGAACCATCCTCCTGACCATTATCAACCTGATCATGAATCCTGAAAAACTGGCACCTGGTTTCATATTTTCCAGGGAACTTTCATACATATGGTTTACCGGTGGCCTGCTCGGTGTCGTCTACCTGACGGGGAATATGATCCTGCTGCCCCGGATCGGCGCCGCACTCACCGTCATCATGACGGTTGCAGGGCAGATGGTCATCGGGCTCTTCATCGATACGTTCGGCTGGTTCGAAGCGCCCGTCCAGCCGCTCACCCCCTACCGCATCATCGGCATCATCGTGATGATCGGCGGCATCATTTTCATGAACTATAAGAAGCGGAGTGCCCGCATCGCCGGAAGCCGCTCGAATGGATGGCTGCTGCTGGGACTCTTCACCGGGGCACTGCCACCCATCCAGACCGCGATCAACAGTGCTTTGAGGTATGAAGTCTCATCCTTCTTCCTCGCCTCGCTGATATCCTTCGCAATCGGCACGCTGGCACTGCTCGTCCTCTCCCTCGTCATCGCCCGCCGTCTGAGCCTCGCCTTCTTCACTGAAGGGGCCGGGCGCCTGAAGTGGTGGCACCTCGCCGGCGGTCCACTCGGCGCCATCTATGTCACGACCAACATCATCCTGATGCCCCACCTGGGAGCGACGCTGACACTGATGAGCGTGATATTCGGCCAGATGCTGATCGGCCTTGCCATCGACCATTTCGGCCTCTTCGGCATACATCGTCACCCTGTGGATGCAAGACGGATCTTTGGCGTCATCCTGATCCTCACAGGCATCATACTGCTGCAGACATAA
- a CDS encoding DUF805 domain-containing protein, translating to MFTYFIRFFKKAFQFRGRATRKEYWIPSIILAAIGALVGAKDKGENPLEGVFTAIVMIPSLSVTARRYQDAGITGWYQLPQLLSFLLLPIVFMKFAKKWMKITAITIIAAVNIIGLVFSLLPSDEGNRYGRKPIR from the coding sequence ATGTTCACATATTTCATTCGATTTTTCAAAAAGGCATTCCAGTTCAGGGGCAGAGCGACGCGCAAGGAGTACTGGATCCCGAGTATCATCCTGGCGGCCATCGGTGCACTGGTGGGCGCAAAAGATAAGGGGGAGAACCCGCTGGAAGGGGTGTTCACGGCAATTGTGATGATTCCCTCCCTGAGCGTGACGGCGCGGCGGTATCAGGATGCAGGCATTACAGGCTGGTATCAGCTGCCCCAGCTGCTCTCCTTCCTGCTTCTCCCGATCGTCTTCATGAAGTTCGCCAAAAAGTGGATGAAAATAACGGCGATCACCATCATTGCAGCCGTCAACATCATCGGTCTGGTATTCTCATTGCTGCCAAGTGATGAAGGCAACAGATATGGCAGAAAGCCGATCCGATAA
- a CDS encoding LacI family DNA-binding transcriptional regulator codes for MKNVTINDVAHEANVSKSTVSHYLNGHFTKMGPDTRDRIARAVRNLDYSPNHIAKSLKNKRTMTIGVIVANILHNFSTRVIRSIEDFAHGHGYHVIVCNTDNSPEKEADYIRMLLAKQVDGLVVIPTAQNGALFTELAEKDYPVVFVDRYIENVPIQSHMLDNGASVRTAFEHLSERGHREIGFLTEPVEGIVARQERYAAYRGLCASYGIRPLPIQVEKEGMVSSLEQLADQGGLPASLIVANDLALFELLKMAKQRVILIPDDLSIISIDDIEFADFFNPGITVIAQPAVEIGTAAVSALFEMMNNSKNTSGIERFQPYLIERESVKQYEDQ; via the coding sequence ATGAAAAACGTGACCATCAATGATGTCGCCCATGAGGCGAATGTTTCCAAGAGCACCGTATCACACTATCTGAACGGTCACTTTACGAAGATGGGGCCGGATACCAGGGACAGGATTGCACGGGCGGTCCGTAATCTGGACTACAGCCCGAATCATATAGCGAAGTCCCTCAAGAACAAACGGACGATGACGATCGGGGTGATCGTCGCCAATATACTGCACAACTTCTCGACGCGGGTGATCCGGAGCATTGAAGATTTTGCGCATGGGCATGGCTACCATGTGATCGTCTGCAATACGGACAACAGTCCGGAGAAGGAGGCGGACTATATCCGAATGCTGTTGGCCAAGCAGGTCGATGGGCTGGTGGTCATTCCCACTGCCCAAAATGGGGCGCTTTTTACAGAACTTGCTGAAAAGGACTATCCGGTCGTATTCGTCGACAGGTATATCGAAAACGTCCCCATACAGTCCCATATGCTGGATAACGGGGCATCGGTCAGGACAGCGTTCGAACATCTGTCTGAAAGGGGACACCGGGAGATCGGCTTTCTGACTGAGCCTGTCGAAGGCATCGTCGCGAGGCAGGAGCGGTATGCGGCATATCGTGGACTCTGTGCTTCCTACGGCATCCGCCCGCTACCGATCCAGGTGGAGAAGGAGGGGATGGTATCGTCACTGGAGCAATTGGCTGATCAGGGCGGCCTGCCGGCATCCCTGATCGTCGCCAATGACCTGGCACTGTTCGAACTGCTGAAGATGGCGAAGCAGAGGGTTATTCTGATTCCTGACGACCTGTCCATCATCAGCATCGATGACATCGAATTTGCGGATTTCTTCAATCCGGGCATCACCGTCATCGCCCAGCCGGCAGTGGAGATCGGCACCGCCGCCGTCAGCGCACTTTTTGAAATGATGAACAACAGTAAAAATACATCTGGAATAGAAAGATTCCAACCATATCTGATAGAAAGGGAGTCGGTGAAACAATATGAAGATCAATGA
- the hxlA gene encoding 3-hexulose-6-phosphate synthase, translating into MKKTGKEDIMELQIALDRMSYEQCFETLEEVADHVDIIEVGTGVIKEYGLGIVRDIKDGYKDKKVLADIKICDAGRSESEVAFSYGADIITVMSFADRKTIMDCLEVAEQEGGEVVVDLLNHSGPDVLEMLETIGASSVSAHIGKDQQGGGASAEKRFVGLDASVFRIYVAGGINEDNLENYMSLDPAVVIVGSGITKAEDKKGKAARIRSLMG; encoded by the coding sequence ATGAAAAAGACCGGTAAGGAGGATATCATGGAACTTCAGATTGCGCTCGATAGAATGAGTTATGAACAATGCTTTGAAACATTGGAAGAAGTGGCGGACCATGTCGACATCATCGAGGTGGGCACAGGCGTCATCAAGGAATACGGACTCGGCATCGTCCGCGACATCAAGGATGGATACAAGGATAAAAAAGTGCTCGCCGATATCAAAATATGTGATGCCGGCAGAAGTGAAAGCGAAGTGGCCTTCTCATACGGGGCGGATATCATCACCGTCATGTCGTTTGCGGACAGGAAGACCATCATGGACTGTCTTGAAGTGGCGGAACAAGAGGGCGGGGAAGTGGTTGTGGACCTCCTGAACCATTCCGGTCCTGATGTGCTTGAGATGCTCGAAACGATTGGTGCGTCTTCGGTCAGTGCCCATATCGGCAAAGATCAGCAGGGCGGGGGGGCCTCGGCGGAGAAGCGCTTTGTGGGTCTCGATGCCTCCGTCTTCAGAATTTATGTTGCGGGGGGCATCAATGAAGACAACCTGGAGAATTATATGTCGCTCGACCCTGCTGTCGTGATTGTGGGCAGCGGCATCACGAAGGCGGAGGACAAAAAGGGAAAGGCTGCACGCATCAGATCACTTATGGGCTGA
- a CDS encoding cold-shock protein, translating to MTQGTVKWFNADKGFGFIEVEGGDDVFAHFSNIEGEGYKTLDEGQAVEFSVEEGQRGPQAVNIVKL from the coding sequence ATGACACAAGGTACAGTAAAATGGTTCAATGCAGACAAAGGTTTCGGTTTCATCGAAGTTGAAGGCGGAGACGACGTATTCGCTCACTTCTCCAACATCGAAGGCGAAGGCTACAAGACTCTTGACGAAGGTCAAGCTGTAGAATTCAGCGTTGAAGAAGGTCAGCGTGGACCACAAGCTGTTAACATCGTTAAACTCTAA
- the rpiA gene encoding ribose 5-phosphate isomerase A, producing the protein MNEVYDALNAFLEDGSVMGMGSGSTIEGYIPYMKEHVDRYNLDVAFVPTSEKTEAHLKRHGLNVVHHAERMPVTIDGADRFNEALMVIKGGGGSLLREKQVGYFSDQIVIAAHQDKRVENFSGIVIPVEINTYLYGMTVRTIERDFEAQTEMRTGADGLFITDNGNHIVDCRFNDPKDMDHLQNGLLAIPGVVETGIFNRKVSHIFSFDDQGAYQKYEKDR; encoded by the coding sequence ATGAATGAAGTTTATGATGCACTGAATGCATTTCTTGAAGACGGGAGCGTAATGGGAATGGGATCCGGATCGACGATCGAAGGGTACATCCCTTATATGAAGGAACACGTCGACAGGTACAACCTGGATGTTGCCTTCGTTCCCACCTCGGAAAAGACCGAAGCACATCTGAAACGCCATGGTCTGAATGTTGTCCACCATGCAGAAAGGATGCCTGTCACAATAGACGGGGCGGACCGGTTCAACGAGGCACTCATGGTGATAAAAGGGGGCGGAGGCTCCCTGCTCAGGGAGAAGCAGGTCGGCTACTTCTCGGATCAGATCGTCATCGCTGCCCATCAGGATAAGAGGGTGGAGAATTTCAGCGGCATTGTGATTCCGGTGGAAATCAACACCTATCTGTATGGAATGACAGTCCGGACGATTGAAAGGGACTTTGAGGCACAGACTGAAATGCGTACCGGAGCGGACGGCCTGTTCATTACGGATAATGGCAATCATATCGTAGACTGCCGCTTCAATGACCCAAAGGATATGGACCATCTCCAGAATGGCCTTCTCGCCATCCCGGGCGTTGTAGAGACGGGGATTTTCAACAGGAAGGTCAGCCACATCTTCAGTTTCGATGACCAGGGGGCCTACCAGAAATATGAAAAAGACCGGTAA